The Bifidobacterium eulemuris genome includes a window with the following:
- a CDS encoding DUF5692 family protein, with translation MLFQVYGDNAVFQWIGWILVFCCLLGANELARRTKTGGIVAFVVIPAILTVYFITIYVAAAAGAEWALTNPTYVHMTSWFHYAKLYAATAGCIGFMALKYKWGSIGKSEWFKCFPFVIVAINILIAVVSDFESAIRAWGTTWVSTEGVTLMGGWHNVFNGVAGLINIACMTGWFGIYVSKKKQDMLWPDMTWVFIVAYDLWNFCYTYNCLPTHAWYCGLALLLAPTVANALWNKGGWIQNRANTLAMWCMFAQVFPMFQDYSVFSTQSVNDPNVNLAVSIVALVANIAALTYILVRAKKQGVNPWLKEVFKGTRDYEQAIARAE, from the coding sequence ATGTTGTTCCAGGTCTACGGCGACAACGCCGTGTTCCAATGGATCGGCTGGATCCTCGTGTTCTGCTGTCTGCTCGGCGCCAACGAACTGGCCCGCCGCACCAAAACCGGCGGTATCGTCGCCTTCGTGGTGATTCCGGCGATCCTCACCGTATACTTCATCACTATCTATGTGGCCGCCGCGGCCGGCGCCGAGTGGGCGCTGACCAACCCGACCTACGTGCATATGACCAGCTGGTTCCACTACGCCAAGCTCTACGCGGCCACCGCCGGCTGCATCGGCTTCATGGCCCTCAAATACAAGTGGGGCAGCATCGGCAAGTCCGAATGGTTCAAATGCTTCCCGTTCGTGATCGTGGCCATCAACATCCTCATCGCCGTCGTCTCCGACTTCGAGTCCGCCATCCGCGCATGGGGCACCACCTGGGTCTCCACCGAAGGCGTGACCCTGATGGGCGGCTGGCACAACGTGTTCAACGGCGTCGCAGGCCTCATCAACATCGCCTGCATGACCGGCTGGTTCGGCATCTACGTGAGCAAGAAGAAGCAGGATATGCTCTGGCCCGACATGACCTGGGTGTTCATCGTCGCCTACGATCTGTGGAACTTCTGCTACACCTACAACTGCCTGCCCACCCACGCCTGGTATTGCGGCCTGGCGCTACTGCTCGCGCCCACCGTGGCGAACGCGCTGTGGAACAAGGGTGGATGGATCCAGAACCGCGCCAACACGCTCGCCATGTGGTGCATGTTCGCGCAGGTGTTCCCGATGTTCCAGGATTACTCCGTGTTCTCCACCCAGTCCGTGAACGACCCGAACGTGAACCTCGCGGTTTCGATCGTCGCGCTGGTCGCCAACATCGCCGCGCTCACCTACATTCTGGTGCGCGCCAAGAAGCAGGGCGTCAACCCCTGGCTCAAGGAGGTCTTCAAGGGCACGCGCGACTACGAGCAGGCCATCGCCCGCGCCGAGTAG